One Magnolia sinica isolate HGM2019 chromosome 2, MsV1, whole genome shotgun sequence genomic window, AAACTCCCACTAGCAAAGTTACATCTGCACCAATGTAAGAATATTAATATTACAATATAATATAGAGGTGGACCTCAAATAGTGAGACAAGGCTATGCCGATCAAGATGGTGATGCAATTGGAGAGGTTAATCAAATTGATGACTTGCTGATAAAGAGGGGATTAGGAAGTTGTCAATTCCTATCAGGGTACCGTCTCCTCGCTTCTCCTTTTGATTGATCAGTGGAAATTCCTTTAGGGTGCTTTTGGTTTccctaaatatcatgaaatttcataatattttgaACCAAATATGACTGATTAATGATGAAATTTCACGATACTTGTTgcaaccaaacacccccttatAGAAGTGGAAAAGAAACGGATGTAATGTTAATTTTAGTAAAGGGACCcactcatgcactcatgtatgtATGTACGTATAATTTTTGTTACTACATAACAGTTTGTAGAATACCCATTTTCTTTCAGGAGCTTGCAGCAATGGGTGTCGCTGAGGTTGTGGGGTCCATGCAGAATCCGTCTCTTTCCTTGCCTTTGTCAGGATCACATAACATTAATCAAGGATTGACCACAGGAGTATCCGAACCCAACTCAAAGCCCAAGAAGATCTGCTGCGCTTGTCCTAACACTAAGAGACTGCGAGATGAATGCATTGTGGAGCACGGCGAGGCTGCTTGCGCAAAATGGATTGAAGCTCATCTTCAGTGCCTTCGTTCGGAGGGATTCAAGGTTTGAAGCTGAAGATATGTTGTTCTTCAGGATCAAGAATAGTAGGGACAGTTTTGTGATTTTGGTGATTTCATGGAAGCGTCGAGtagttgaaaaaataataatccacTTTACATTCTTCTTCAACATGTCAGTAGAAAATCGCTTTGCTTAAAAGAGTGAATGAAGAGGGTCTCCTTTCTTGAGTGTTATTTCAATTTTTCCTTTTCTCATTTTTGTTTTGTGATTCTTTTATTGAAATGCCTACAACAAATTCGATAAGAATAAAATGCTAGGCTTGAGTTTGTAAAATGTCAAATAACTTTTGATTATCCAATATCTAATTTTTCATTTGTGATTCATCACAGAATTACAACTTTTCTTTGTGTAAGTGAACAATCCATTTTCATATGTTTGCTTCCATTTTCATAAAATCCTGTATTTGAATCGTATTAAAGAGGAATTG contains:
- the LOC131236719 gene encoding uncharacterized protein LOC131236719 codes for the protein MGFTCIKTDASGPCNSSQQKKAEKQFDRLICVPHWRKELAAMGVAEVVGSMQNPSLSLPLSGSHNINQGLTTGVSEPNSKPKKICCACPNTKRLRDECIVEHGEAACAKWIEAHLQCLRSEGFKV